From the Leptospira sp. WS60.C2 genome, one window contains:
- a CDS encoding sensor histidine kinase, producing MKAAARIAFFYLFFGYLWIYFSDYAISLLFSSTEDTREIQSVKGWVFVSISALIIYVLLVRELKYQKKVLSDKFESDQLFQVILERIEDAVIVFNLDTWKIDFLSEQVCRLFDSKNEDIIANPQLLMDRVYVEDRARITDIWMNQLRENHTGLLYRIQTTNGKLKWALEHRLFIPSKNGSPNKAVAVISDMTSYMENQTKLEQSLKENETLLTEVHHRVKNNLAVIISFLQLQVYSSPPETADILEQSIVRIKAIALVHEKLYSGKNLSGLSSVDYITSLVENIKLMYMRTDISIDLEIQKMEFNIIDAIPMGLMITEMLTNSFRHAFKVPKENPQIKIEFLVIDNGLFELKYRDNGIGFPVGFDYRKAETIGLSVIFSLSSQLNGREIECSSSPNQGVFYHFAFSPKRINAKS from the coding sequence GTGAAAGCCGCTGCCCGAATTGCATTTTTTTATCTGTTTTTCGGGTATCTTTGGATTTACTTCTCCGACTATGCGATATCTCTCTTATTTTCTTCTACAGAAGATACGAGAGAAATCCAAAGTGTAAAAGGCTGGGTATTTGTTTCCATCTCCGCACTGATCATTTATGTTTTACTCGTCCGTGAGTTAAAGTACCAAAAGAAAGTTTTATCCGACAAGTTTGAATCAGACCAATTGTTTCAAGTGATTCTCGAAAGAATTGAGGATGCCGTCATCGTTTTTAATTTGGATACTTGGAAAATTGACTTTCTTAGTGAACAAGTTTGCCGATTATTTGATAGCAAAAATGAGGATATTATTGCCAATCCACAACTTTTGATGGATCGTGTATATGTAGAAGACCGGGCACGTATAACTGACATTTGGATGAATCAATTAAGGGAAAATCATACTGGTTTGCTCTACAGGATTCAAACTACAAATGGTAAATTAAAATGGGCGTTGGAACATCGCCTTTTCATTCCCTCTAAAAACGGAAGTCCCAATAAAGCTGTAGCTGTCATTTCCGATATGACAAGTTATATGGAAAACCAAACCAAACTGGAGCAGTCATTAAAAGAAAATGAAACCTTACTCACCGAAGTTCATCATCGTGTTAAAAATAATTTAGCAGTTATCATTTCTTTTTTGCAACTTCAGGTATATTCTTCACCACCAGAAACAGCTGACATATTAGAACAAAGTATTGTTAGAATCAAAGCAATCGCACTTGTTCATGAGAAGTTATATAGCGGAAAAAATCTTTCGGGACTCAGTTCTGTAGACTATATCACAAGTCTCGTCGAAAACATCAAGCTGATGTATATGAGAACAGATATCTCAATCGATTTAGAGATTCAAAAAATGGAATTTAATATCATTGATGCGATACCCATGGGACTTATGATTACGGAAATGCTAACCAATAGTTTTCGTCATGCCTTTAAAGTTCCAAAGGAAAATCCACAAATCAAAATTGAGTTTCTTGTCATAGATAATGGTCTATTTGAATTGAAGTATAGAGACAATGGAATTGGATTTCCTGTTGGCTTTGATTATCGTAAAGCAGAAACCATTGGTCTTTCCGTGATTTTTTCATTGAGTAGTCAGTTGAATGGTCGTGAGATTGAATGTTCTTCCAGTCCCAACCAAGGTGTTTTTTATCACTTCGCATTTTCTCCTAAAAGAATAAATGCAAAATCATAG
- a CDS encoding MaoC family dehydratase codes for MYQKGKTFSEIQIGDKASFTKTISETDVYLFAGISGDFNPLHVDEEYAKTTSFGTRIAHGGLAASLLAPVLGMKLPGLGTVALETSTKFRKPVYFGDTITCLVEVIEKVERIKAIRMKIVWSNQKGEVVSKGETLVIPPG; via the coding sequence ATGTATCAAAAAGGAAAAACGTTTTCAGAAATTCAAATAGGAGACAAGGCATCATTTACGAAAACAATTTCGGAAACTGATGTCTATTTGTTTGCAGGCATTAGTGGTGATTTTAATCCCTTACATGTAGATGAAGAGTATGCCAAAACAACTAGTTTTGGAACAAGGATCGCACATGGTGGTCTTGCTGCCTCTTTGCTTGCACCGGTGCTTGGTATGAAATTGCCAGGACTTGGAACTGTGGCTCTAGAAACATCTACCAAGTTTCGTAAGCCTGTCTATTTCGGAGATACGATTACCTGTCTTGTCGAAGTGATTGAAAAAGTCGAACGAATCAAGGCGATTCGAATGAAGATTGTATGGTCCAATCAAAAAGGGGAAGTGGTGAGTAAAGGAGAGACTCTTGTCATTCCTCCCGGTTGA
- a CDS encoding DUF1292 domain-containing protein: MDIKDFGFQADDFLPNRSTEEIDLVDEKGNSYQWEVFYSFSQMGNDYLVFLPTTEQEYQFVNVEMDDPDSEVPGYIVMRLGQDESGEEILEEILDEDELEEIREFVEEEIGLVGQFLNREE, from the coding sequence ATGGACATCAAAGACTTTGGATTTCAAGCTGATGATTTCCTTCCCAATCGAAGTACGGAAGAAATTGATCTCGTAGATGAGAAAGGAAACAGTTACCAATGGGAAGTTTTCTATTCCTTTTCTCAAATGGGAAATGACTATTTAGTTTTTTTACCAACGACAGAACAAGAATACCAGTTTGTCAATGTGGAGATGGATGATCCTGACTCAGAAGTGCCTGGTTACATTGTGATGAGGCTCGGGCAAGATGAATCAGGAGAGGAAATTTTAGAAGAGATTCTAGATGAAGACGAATTGGAAGAAATCCGTGAGTTCGTAGAAGAAGAGATTGGACTTGTTGGTCAATTTCTCAACCGGGAGGAATGA
- a CDS encoding HNH endonuclease, whose translation MTEPPLEPFFSDISDEEIRRERKKAKDLKNTAWWKNKRASGICHYCGKKFKVEELTMDHLIPLIRGGKSVKANLVPACKECNFKKKHSLPFEREFFT comes from the coding sequence ATGACCGAACCTCCACTCGAGCCATTTTTCTCTGACATAAGCGACGAAGAAATCCGTAGAGAAAGAAAAAAAGCAAAAGACTTAAAAAATACAGCTTGGTGGAAAAATAAACGGGCTTCGGGCATTTGCCACTATTGTGGAAAAAAGTTTAAAGTAGAAGAACTAACTATGGACCATCTAATTCCTCTTATACGAGGAGGAAAATCGGTAAAAGCCAATTTGGTGCCTGCATGCAAAGAATGTAATTTCAAAAAGAAACACAGCTTACCTTTTGAGAGGGAATTTTTCACCTAA
- a CDS encoding acyltransferase family protein — protein MGRLIYLDNLRSFALLLGIVFHSAIVYASDIKYAIQTEERSEVLSYFCYWIHSFRMPMFYMISGFFSAMVIQKKGNSFYLEGRLKRVLFPTIFGLIFLAPIQYFLMEKVKSPNVSLIKFLQFFFTKENFQHSHIWFLVDLFCFSMIYLLVHKWMDPIVNWKLLRKFQLRVFLLPIFCFVFVLLAHTQFGKGESYFGIFKLTFVYQFVFFLSGAFCFFWKEILIIHSSSKSKFIAILIWAVVTSLLLMELEISDPLWIYFSYANPWYRSVHIFLWVVSPFLWTSFFVSLFHAIGNKEGKVGSYLIEASLPIYLLHHPISLLYAYVVKDLSYSLWEKFLFHNIVVLLFTFLFYEGFIRRSKTLRFLFGLKTS, from the coding sequence ATGGGACGACTCATTTACTTAGATAACTTACGTTCGTTCGCCTTACTACTTGGGATTGTTTTCCATTCGGCGATTGTGTATGCTTCTGATATCAAATACGCCATTCAAACCGAAGAAAGAAGTGAAGTTTTGTCCTATTTTTGTTATTGGATTCATAGTTTTCGGATGCCGATGTTCTATATGATTTCGGGCTTTTTTTCGGCAATGGTAATCCAGAAAAAGGGAAACAGTTTTTATTTGGAAGGTAGGCTCAAACGAGTTCTTTTTCCAACCATTTTTGGACTGATTTTTTTAGCTCCAATTCAATATTTCTTAATGGAAAAGGTAAAGTCACCTAATGTTAGTTTGATTAAATTTCTTCAATTCTTTTTTACGAAAGAAAATTTCCAACATTCCCATATTTGGTTTTTGGTGGACTTATTTTGTTTTAGTATGATTTACCTTCTCGTTCACAAATGGATGGATCCAATTGTGAATTGGAAACTTTTACGAAAGTTTCAGTTGAGAGTCTTTTTATTACCAATTTTCTGTTTTGTTTTTGTCTTATTGGCCCATACACAATTTGGAAAGGGAGAATCGTATTTTGGAATCTTTAAGCTTACGTTTGTGTATCAGTTTGTTTTTTTTCTTTCTGGTGCATTTTGTTTTTTTTGGAAAGAGATCCTAATCATCCATTCATCATCAAAAAGTAAATTCATCGCTATTTTGATTTGGGCAGTCGTCACTTCTTTGTTACTGATGGAGTTGGAAATATCGGATCCGTTATGGATCTACTTTTCCTATGCGAATCCTTGGTATCGATCGGTTCACATTTTTCTCTGGGTTGTGTCGCCATTTTTATGGACTTCGTTTTTTGTGTCTCTTTTTCATGCCATTGGAAACAAGGAGGGGAAAGTTGGAAGTTATCTCATCGAGGCAAGTTTGCCTATCTACTTACTCCACCATCCAATCTCTCTCTTATACGCCTATGTTGTGAAAGATCTTTCCTATTCTTTATGGGAAAAGTTTCTCTTTCACAACATAGTGGTCCTACTGTTTACGTTTCTTTTTTATGAAGGTTTCATTCGTAGGTCAAAAACACTTCGATTTTTATTTGGTTTAAAAACTTCTTAG
- a CDS encoding flavin monoamine oxidase family protein, translating into MNRKTFLKNLSATAAGVSLLFPKKFYGQSTGVVTQEIKSKPSGSKKAIVLGGGLSGLYSAYLLKQTGYEVTVVERGDQFGGRIATYSNPELGIVQDLGGEWIGENQTDIKSLVKQLGLDLVNASISDRFLLTKSNSDLHKISGASIETLDKVIDLHKSLGTNQKQGLDKINFSSYARYQGLTEDEIRSMNELYRMILGGDLNQISSESVLDDLSALQSALKPKYQIKAGAEQMVKSLVSLLKGQELLLGEVAVKVSQQKNQVTVELASGRTIKGNLIICTLPAAAVLDIKWTPTLPKDLIYSALRMQTGKISKNICFVKSNPNLSNFYQNTNTAAETFYVSETAIGQNITAVTSITTGDKASLFEKGSERQKRNLMLSALEEVGNLELISENQFHFFSFQKTTGRSGFVSLFPPGSFGIKDVWNEPFERVFFAGEHLALHTGSMDSAVASAIQAISKT; encoded by the coding sequence ATGAATCGAAAAACATTCCTTAAAAATTTATCTGCCACTGCCGCAGGCGTAAGCCTCCTCTTCCCCAAAAAGTTCTACGGACAATCCACAGGAGTGGTCACCCAAGAAATAAAATCGAAGCCATCTGGATCCAAAAAAGCGATCGTACTCGGTGGAGGGCTTTCTGGTCTTTATTCTGCTTATTTACTCAAACAAACTGGATATGAAGTAACGGTTGTCGAAAGAGGAGACCAATTTGGTGGCCGAATTGCAACGTATTCCAATCCAGAATTAGGAATTGTACAGGACTTAGGTGGAGAATGGATCGGAGAAAACCAAACAGACATTAAGAGTTTGGTCAAACAGCTGGGTCTTGATTTGGTGAATGCCAGCATTTCTGATCGATTTTTATTAACCAAATCGAATTCCGATCTTCATAAAATTTCAGGCGCTTCGATTGAAACCTTAGACAAAGTGATCGATCTACACAAATCCCTTGGAACAAATCAAAAACAAGGTCTTGATAAAATTAACTTTTCTTCTTATGCAAGATACCAGGGTCTAACGGAAGATGAAATTCGTTCCATGAACGAACTTTATCGAATGATCTTAGGAGGTGACTTAAATCAAATTTCGAGTGAGTCCGTTTTAGACGATCTATCGGCACTTCAATCGGCTCTCAAACCAAAATACCAAATCAAAGCTGGTGCGGAACAAATGGTAAAATCTCTTGTTTCCTTATTAAAAGGACAAGAATTACTCCTAGGTGAAGTCGCAGTCAAAGTTTCCCAACAAAAAAACCAAGTAACAGTAGAACTAGCCTCTGGAAGAACCATCAAAGGGAATTTGATCATTTGCACATTACCTGCAGCAGCCGTATTAGATATCAAGTGGACCCCAACTCTACCAAAAGATTTAATTTACTCTGCTCTCAGAATGCAAACTGGTAAAATATCAAAGAACATTTGTTTTGTGAAATCAAACCCCAATCTTTCCAATTTTTATCAGAATACGAATACTGCCGCTGAAACATTCTATGTTTCAGAAACTGCGATCGGACAAAATATAACAGCGGTTACTTCTATAACAACTGGCGATAAAGCATCTTTGTTTGAAAAAGGAAGTGAACGCCAAAAAAGAAACTTAATGTTATCGGCACTGGAAGAAGTGGGAAATTTGGAATTAATATCAGAAAACCAATTCCACTTCTTTAGTTTTCAAAAAACAACTGGTCGCTCTGGATTTGTTTCCTTATTCCCTCCAGGCAGCTTCGGAATCAAAGATGTTTGGAATGAACCATTCGAAAGAGTGTTTTTTGCTGGAGAACATTTAGCATTACACACTGGAAGTATGGACAGTGCTGTTGCGTCTGCCATCCAAGCCATTAGCAAAACCTAA
- a CDS encoding 7TM diverse intracellular signaling domain-containing protein: MRNMNSFLHSNYRYFWYILFLFPCFLEATPKINLSTEMTGVPIWNQVLVLEDVSQSIPDNAIVTGEKDGDFKILSSPNLGFSQSIFWVRIEVTNPTSSLIRWNLLFDFPLIDEIQIYGDSLTKDSIRALGDSFPFSIRNVDYRNPVFPIESREHSTSVYYLKIKSESTIPLSLDLWTEKAFNEKIHREQMIFGIFYGILFVMIAYNFFIYIFTYEKSYLLYLFFVSSIFFFHLVNNGFAFQYIWPNWVFWANYSLPFFISVSCITGIIFTHNYLHLNKHLPKVSKLMWIWVGILVLFSVVTFFLSYRVAMVTSILLTVPTALLLVYSGTFTLLAKVRTARYYLISWAFFLLGVLLYSLKSLGILSDNHITRWTIQIGTALQTILLSLGLADRINFLTRSLRENLRDLSNAKIKIEDSEKRFREIFQGSDEVILMMNENFEIINANRSLSKHLGYRLDDLRNKKITEILYTGRDQKSDYNVMYVNDKLTDLKMTGSAINFKTELSQKYVKEPKEMVCRIQYIDFEETREVLMTLSPEYEDTIIQLIDSEKIELSMNNYLRNAELVSQKITAQLAKYLTTIEQTEVRSSVREIIINAVEHGNLNINFDEKSAALMEGNYLEFLQKRQEDPRYRHKKVKIEYSFNSEYVAYRITDEGRGFDHKKHMEKSIDEMNESHVQHGRGILMTKSVFDRIEYNEKGNQVSLIKFLNKN, encoded by the coding sequence ATGCGAAATATGAATTCCTTCTTACACTCAAACTATCGTTATTTTTGGTACATTCTTTTCCTGTTTCCCTGTTTTTTGGAGGCGACACCTAAAATCAATTTGTCTACGGAAATGACAGGTGTTCCCATTTGGAACCAAGTTTTGGTGCTCGAAGATGTTTCTCAGTCGATTCCAGACAATGCAATCGTGACTGGTGAAAAAGACGGTGACTTCAAAATACTCTCTTCTCCAAATTTAGGATTTTCCCAATCGATATTCTGGGTAAGAATTGAGGTAACTAATCCCACTTCTTCCCTCATTCGATGGAACTTACTTTTTGATTTTCCTCTCATTGATGAAATTCAAATTTATGGAGACTCTCTTACTAAAGACTCCATACGAGCGTTAGGGGATTCCTTTCCATTTTCTATCAGGAATGTTGATTATCGAAATCCAGTTTTCCCGATCGAATCTCGCGAACATTCTACATCAGTTTATTATTTAAAAATTAAATCAGAATCTACGATCCCTTTGAGTTTGGATCTTTGGACGGAAAAAGCATTCAATGAAAAAATACATAGAGAACAAATGATTTTCGGTATCTTTTACGGGATCTTGTTTGTGATGATTGCTTATAATTTTTTCATTTATATTTTTACCTATGAAAAGAGTTATCTTTTGTATCTTTTTTTTGTAAGTTCTATTTTTTTCTTTCATTTAGTGAACAACGGTTTTGCATTTCAATACATCTGGCCCAATTGGGTATTTTGGGCAAACTATTCCTTACCATTTTTTATTTCTGTGTCTTGTATCACAGGAATCATCTTCACACATAATTATCTGCATTTGAATAAACACCTTCCCAAAGTATCCAAATTGATGTGGATATGGGTTGGAATTCTTGTTTTGTTTTCAGTGGTTACATTTTTTTTAAGTTACCGGGTGGCAATGGTGACTTCTATTCTTTTGACGGTTCCCACGGCGTTACTTCTCGTTTACAGTGGAACGTTTACTCTCCTTGCAAAGGTGAGGACAGCACGATATTATTTGATTTCTTGGGCATTTTTTCTTTTAGGTGTTTTGTTATACTCACTCAAAAGTTTAGGAATTTTGTCAGACAATCACATCACGAGATGGACCATACAAATTGGAACTGCTCTTCAAACCATTTTGTTATCTCTTGGCCTTGCGGATCGCATTAACTTTTTAACGAGAAGCCTTCGTGAAAACTTAAGAGATCTGTCCAACGCCAAAATCAAAATTGAAGATTCCGAAAAGCGATTCAGGGAAATTTTCCAAGGATCTGATGAAGTGATACTCATGATGAATGAAAATTTTGAAATTATCAACGCAAACAGATCCTTATCCAAACACTTGGGTTACCGTTTAGATGACCTTAGGAATAAAAAAATTACAGAGATTCTTTATACAGGAAGGGATCAAAAATCAGACTACAATGTCATGTATGTGAATGATAAACTGACTGATCTAAAAATGACAGGTTCAGCGATTAATTTTAAAACAGAACTTTCACAAAAGTATGTAAAAGAACCCAAGGAAATGGTCTGTCGGATCCAATACATTGATTTTGAAGAAACGAGAGAAGTTTTGATGACGTTATCCCCTGAGTATGAAGATACAATCATCCAACTGATCGATTCTGAAAAGATCGAACTTTCGATGAATAATTACCTCCGTAATGCGGAGTTGGTCTCCCAAAAAATCACCGCTCAACTGGCAAAATACCTCACCACAATCGAACAAACGGAAGTTCGATCTTCTGTGAGAGAAATCATCATCAATGCAGTGGAACATGGAAATTTGAATATCAATTTTGATGAGAAATCAGCGGCCCTTATGGAAGGGAATTATTTGGAATTTCTGCAAAAACGACAAGAAGATCCAAGGTATAGACATAAAAAAGTAAAAATAGAGTATTCATTTAATAGTGAGTATGTGGCTTATCGCATCACAGACGAAGGAAGAGGATTTGACCATAAAAAACATATGGAAAAATCGATTGATGAAATGAACGAATCCCACGTGCAACATGGCCGTGGGATTTTGATGACCAAATCTGTATTTGATCGAATCGAGTACAATGAGAAAGGAAACCAAGTCAGTCTCATTAAGTTTTTAAATAAAAATTAA